The genomic DNA TATCTTTAATAAAATTTTAAATTATCTCTAGGTAACAAACCAGTCTTGATTTTTCTTTATCTAATTATTATATTTCTAATTTCTTTAAATTCTTTTCTATCCGCAGTTTGGCATAATTCAAAAATTATTGATTCAGTAGTTGTTAAGATCGCTCCCTTCTGAATCATTCTCTGCAATGCTATTTCATGATCTACCCTATTTCGACTGCTCATAGCATCTGCTATGAGAACAACTACAAATCCTTTTTGTAAACAATCTAAGACTGTTTGTTGAATGCAAATATGCGTTTCGATACCACAAACTATCAAATTTGTAATTTTCTTATTTTTAAGTTCTTCTGAAAATTCTTTTATGTTAGCTAAGCTAAATTCCATTTTTTCAACTTTTTTAAATCCATTTTTAGGCAATAAATCAGGTATCGTTGCACCCAATTTGAATGGGTTCTGTTCAGATAAAAAAATGTTTTCTTCTAAAATTTGGTAGGCATCTATTAGCTTTTTGATGTTTTTGGTTATTGATTCCTTGTTAAATATTGATCTTATAATTTTTTCCTGAACATCTATGATTAGTAAAGCATTCACTTTTGGAGATAGTTTGTCAGAAGATTTTTCATGTCCCTTCATCATTTGTATTTAAAGATATATTCAACATAGTATTTTGAACAACTTTAGTAAACATTTTAAAGGAAAAAGTTGTTTTACTCTCATCTAGAGTTATTATTGAGAATAGCTGTGGGTTAATTGTTGTCATTATCCTCTCAATACAATGTCATCACATCTCCTCTTGGAGACGGTTTACATAAAGATGGGAAGAGGTTAACTCCTCAAAGGCTTAAGGTTCTTAATTTATTCGAAAATATTGGTTCTGGAAATCATCTTAGTGCTGAAGAGGTACATGAAAAATTAGTTAAATCAAGTTCCAAAGTTTCACTTGCAACAATTTATAGAACTTTAAGACTTTTAGTGCAAATGGGTTTGCTTCATGAATTAGAACTCAGTGAGGGCGGACACAGATATGAGTTGCTTAGTAATGACACTCCTGATCATCATCATTTAATTTGTATTAGGTGTGGTAGAACAGAAGAATTCGAAAATGAAGAAGTTTTAGAAGCAGGCAAAGTTGCAGCAAAAATTAATGGGTTTAAACTAATTGAATCCTCTTTAAACGTAAGAGCTATATGTCCTAATTGCATTTAACGGATTTTATTAACTTAAAGTTCCACCGCAACTTGATCCTGCACCTGCAGTACAGGCAAAACAATGTTCTTTTACAGCTACCCTGTAGTCAAAAGTAAATGACTCATCCAATAAATCAAAAAGTGTTTTTGGTCCTTTATTCTCTCGGAAATTTATCTGTTGATTAAAGTCACAATCATAAATTTCTCCAAGCCAATTTACACTAATAGTTTTTTTGCACATAAGATTTTCTAAATTATTTTCATTGAAATTTTCTTTTAGTAATTTGTAATAAATATTTAGTTTCCCTTCTCTTCTTAGAGATTCTTCATATCTATTTATTGGCATATTAGTTATTGTATATAGGTTATTAAAAACAATATTATATTTTTCGAATAGTATTTTTTTATAATCTTTTTCCAATATTTTCTGAGAAGGTGGAAGAATTGGGCTTACAGGATTGTAAACAAGATTTAATTGCAATCCATTTTCTTTCTTTCCATAGCCTAAATCATTAAGAATTTTTATAGCATTAATACTTTTTTCAAAAACCCCAAGACCCCTTTGAAACTCAACATTATCTTTTTCATAACACGGTAGCGAAGCAGTAACTATTACTTTATTTTTTGCAAGAAATTGAGGAAGATCTTCATAACCTTCTTCAAAGAAAATTGTTAAATTGCATCTATCAATAATATCAACTTGTTTTGTGCTCAAACTAGCTATTAGGTTTTTAAATTCTGGATGAAGTTCTGGCGCGCCACCTGTTATATCTAAAGTCCTGATTTTGTACTTATCAATTATTTTTGGAATGAGAGATATTATTTCATTGGACATCTTTTCAGTCCTTAGAGGACTTGAATTAACATGACAATGCTTACAAGCCTGATTGCATTTATAACCTATATTGATTTGCAATGTTTCTATAGGTTCTTTATATATTGAGGGGAATTTTTCTTTCATAAATCTATTATTTATAAATTGTCATTTGAAAATTCAAAAGTCAACAATTTTTTTTAAA from Prochlorococcus marinus XMU1402 includes the following:
- a CDS encoding hydrolase, whose protein sequence is MKGHEKSSDKLSPKVNALLIIDVQEKIIRSIFNKESITKNIKKLIDAYQILEENIFLSEQNPFKLGATIPDLLPKNGFKKVEKMEFSLANIKEFSEELKNKKITNLIVCGIETHICIQQTVLDCLQKGFVVVLIADAMSSRNRVDHEIALQRMIQKGAILTTTESIIFELCQTADRKEFKEIRNIIIR
- the arsS gene encoding arsenosugar biosynthesis radical SAM (seleno)protein ArsS (Some members of this family are selenoproteins.), with amino-acid sequence MKEKFPSIYKEPIETLQINIGYKCNQACKHCHVNSSPLRTEKMSNEIISLIPKIIDKYKIRTLDITGGAPELHPEFKNLIASLSTKQVDIIDRCNLTIFFEEGYEDLPQFLAKNKVIVTASLPCYEKDNVEFQRGLGVFEKSINAIKILNDLGYGKKENGLQLNLVYNPVSPILPPSQKILEKDYKKILFEKYNIVFNNLYTITNMPINRYEESLRREGKLNIYYKLLKENFNENNLENLMCKKTISVNWLGEIYDCDFNQQINFRENKGPKTLFDLLDESFTFDYRVAVKEHCFACTAGAGSSCGGTLS
- a CDS encoding Fur family transcriptional regulator, whose protein sequence is MSLSSQYNVITSPLGDGLHKDGKRLTPQRLKVLNLFENIGSGNHLSAEEVHEKLVKSSSKVSLATIYRTLRLLVQMGLLHELELSEGGHRYELLSNDTPDHHHLICIRCGRTEEFENEEVLEAGKVAAKINGFKLIESSLNVRAICPNCI